GGAACACCCGGAAGACTATTGGATCACATTCAACGTAAAACGTTAAAGTTAGACCGCATCTCCTCGGTGGTATTGGATGAGGCTGATGAAATGTTGGATATGGGATTTTTGGAGGATATTGAACGAATCCTCAAAGAGACCCCTGAAGAAAAACAAACCTTGCTGTTCTCTGCAACTATGCCCAAACCGATTCAAAATCTTGCTGAAAGGTTTATGAGCGAACCAGAGATAGTAAAAATGAAAGCGAAGGAAGTTACCTCTCCAAGGGTAGAGCAAATTTATTATGAGGTGAATGAACGAGATAAATTTGAAGTGCTATGCCGTCTGCTGGACGTGGATAACCCAGAATTAGCTGTGATTTTTGGACGAACAAAAAGACGCGTGGATGAATTAAGTGATGCATTGAATAAAAGAGGGTATCTTGCTGATGGGTTACACGGTGATTTAAATCAACGGCAACGAGATGTTGTGATGAATAAATTTCGTGAAGGAAGCATTGATATTTTAGTTGCAACCGATGTGGCTGCTAGGGGAATTGATGTTTCAGGGGTTACTCACGTCTACAATTTTGATATACCACAAGACTCGGAAAGTTATGTTCACCGAATCGGCAGAACGGGTCGAGCAGGTAAGACAGGGGTGGCTATTACATTTGTTACACCGAGGGAAACCGGACAGATTCATAGTATTGAAAAAGCCTCAAAAGGGCATATCAAGAGGAAATCAATACCGACGGTAGCAGAGGCAAGGGAGTCTATACAAAGAGCCGCAATAGAAAAGATGATTCAATTAGTTGAAGAAAATCAATACAAACAGTTTAAACAAGCAGCAAGCGAATTGCTCGATCAATACGATTCGATCGCGTTAGTATCAATTGCCTTAAAATTGTTGTCAAAGGAACAGAAGGATGTTCCCGTTCAGCTAACTTTCGAGGCACCGCGAAATGCAGGTAAGTCGAAAAAAAGGGAACAAGAGAAACCAAGGAGAAACTTTAAAGGGAATAGGGAATATGGGGGTAATGGGAAACTTAAAAAAACTTCCAGGTCCACGAGAAAAAAGAAAGTATAATGAAATGAAGCTGGTATTCATCCTCTTTTCCTTTTGATTTAATTTTGGGGCTTGATTTATAAAACGGTAGAAAATGATATGTCAGACTGGTAGGGAATCTTGCAATTACGATCGAAAAATGCTATTATTTAAAAGAATTATTTTTGTTCGGTGTAATGGATACAGGCAGTAAAGCTTTTCGTCTTAATAATCACTGAGAGCAAGGATAGTATTACATTGTGTGTATGTACACACTAGGAGGCAACTCAAATGGAAAAAGGTAAAGTAAAATGGTTTAACAGCGAAAAAGGCTTCGGATTCATTGAACGTGAAGGTGGAGACGATGTATTCGTTCATTTCTCAGCGATTCAAGGCGAAGGGTTCAAAACTCTTGAAGAAGGTCAAGCAGTGACTTTTGACGTAGAGCAAGGTCAACGTGGACCGCAAGCTTCAAACGTTCATAAAGCTTAATCATAAGAACGAATAAAAAAGACTCTTATACTGGAGTCTTTTTTTATTTCCTTAATAAATGGCTATGTTAAAGAACATTGTTGATATTTAAACACTGTTGATTTCCGCTCCAGGCACGCCCTCGGACCGCTCGTACCTGGAGCGGAAATCAACAGCCAAAAGCGCCAATAAAATAAAAACCCCACTCACGAATGAGCAGGGAATGTAAAACGGTAAATCAAATGGTAAAATCAGTGTAGCATACAATTACGATTTTTCCTAATGATAATATTATCCTGTTGAAAGTTTTCTTGAAATTGTTATTTTCATATTAATTTGTTATAATAAAGTGTTTTTAACATTTTTGAGGGGGAACAACATTTTTATGACAGTTGAAATAGGTAGCAAAGTACAAGGTAAAGTAACAGGAGTAACTAATTTCGGAGCTTTTGTGGAATTACCGGATGGGTCAACAGGTCTTGTGCATATCAGTGAGGTAGCGGATAGCTATGTAAAAGATGTAAATTACCATCTCAAAATAGGTGATCAGGTTGAAGTAAAAGTGGTTAGTATGAAAGACGGAAAAACTTCCCTGTCTATCAAACAAGCTATAGAAAGACCTGAAAGACAAACATCTTCTTACTCACAACGCCCTTCACGCCCGGGAAGAGTGGAAAACCGTTCCAAGGACTTTCGTTCAAAAGGTAATTTCAAACCTAAGGAAAGTTTTGAAGATAAAATGGCTCGTTTTTTAAAGACAAGTGAAGAAAATTTGTCTACCCTCAAAAAGAACACTGGAGCAAAACAGGGCGGTAGAGGTGGAAGACGAGGATAAATAATTACGATTTTTAAAACTACATCATCTTAAAGAAGGCAAGCCTGAAATTCGCTTGCCTTCTTTAATGTAATTTAACAGTTAAAAAACAATATCATAGCAATCATGTCACAGTTACTATTAACTTTTTTATCTGATATGGTCAAAAAACATTAAAGCTTCCAAGTTGGAAACTCACTATCTTTTTGCTTCTCATACTCTTTCATTCTGGAGTATGCGTTAGATAGTTTAGACACGATAAATCCTTGAGGACTCGAGATTTCTATACGATCGTTTAACTCTTGAATTCTAATATTCACAAACATGTTGGCTACCTGTGCTAAATTTTCAATAGTATCCATTAATTCGGGGCGGTCATTATAATTACTTTTAGCTATGAAGTAAATATAATCCAGTTTATTTTTAATGCTTTTAAGCGTTTCGATATCAAACTGTTGATTTTGCATAAGTTTTCACTCCTCATAAATACAGCATATGGAAGCAAAAGAAATTAAGTACCAAAAACAATAAATAAAAGAAATGGGAGAGCAAACCAACAAGTCAAAATTCTTTATTTACTAATCGTTACTCGAAAGCAATATACATACATCCACCATATCAGCATATTTTGCTGTTATACAAAAGGAGGATAACTAAAGGGTATGATAAGTGGGAAATAATGGGTAAAATTCGTTGGTGAAAGTTGTAAAACGGAAAGAATTGTCTGAAATCATAAATTGTCAACTTTTTATTGACATTAAATGATTGATGGTGATAAAATAATCATTTTTATATTTAATTGTTTTATGGTATGCTTAAGATGTCTTAAATTTGGAGGTGGCAAGTTGTTTCAAGTTGGTGATTGCATTGTTTATCCTATGCAGGGAGCAGGAGTTATCGAAGCAATAGAATTAAAGGAAATACAAGGGAAGAAACAGCCGTATTATATAATAAATTTGCATATAAATAAAATGCAAGTCATGATTCCTATTGCCAAAATAGACAAATTACGGGTTCGCTTAGTTACCGATATAATTTCTCTTGAAAATGTATTAGACATTTTCCATCATGAACAAACCGACTCATCTCTTTCGATGAAAGAAAGATTCAAGATCAATACAGAAAAGCTTAAAACAGGTAATATCCTAGAAGGAGCCCAAGTTGTACGTGATTTAATGCGGATTAACAAAATTAAATCACTCAATTCAAGTGAAAAGCAGATGCTGGAGAGCGCTCGAAAAATCTTAATCAGTGAACTTTGTTTAATAAGAGGAATCTCTGAAATCCAGGCAATGGATTTATTACAAAACAAGATTGGATAAGTGCTTCTACTTGAAGTTTACCTTTTAAGCGCTAATTGTGAAAAAATCTTCAATCACTCAATTCAATATTTATTAAAGTGTATTCAAAAAGAGGCACACCTTGCAGGTGTGTCTCTTTTTTATGTTGCCAGCAATACCAGTTATTCATTCTCCATCGTGCTGATGTCGATCACAAATCGATACCGGACATCTGAAGCTAGTACGCGCTCCCAGGCTTCATCAATCTGATTGGCGGAAATAACCTCAATCTCTGGAGCAATTTGGTGCTCAGCACAAAAGTCAAGCATTTCCTGCGTTTCACGAATCCCGCCAATCATCGAACCAGCAAACGAACGACGATGACCGATAAGTGAGAATACGTTTACTGCCAACGGATCCGCTGGTGCACCGACATTGACTAGTGTACCGTCCAGTGCAAGCAGCGCAAGGTAGGCATTAATATCGATCTTAGCGCTCACTGTATTTACGATGAGGTCAAACGAACCAGCCAGTTTATGAAACGTCTCTAGGTCACTTGTGGCATAATAATGATCCGCGCCAAGCCGCAAACCGTCTTCTTTCTTCTTCAATGATTGTGATAAAACAGTAACCTCTGCCCCCATAGCGTGAGCAAGCTTTACAGCCATGTGTCCCAGCCCGCCAAGTCCAACAACAGCAATTCTTTTGCCAGGTGCAGCTCCCCAACGGCGAAGCGGCGAATATGTTGTGATGCCAGCACACAATAACGGTGCGGCTGCGTCAAGCTCAATACCGTCAGGAATTCTAACCACAAAGTCTTCAGTTACGACGATGTGTGTGGAATAGCCACCCTGTGTATATTGGCCGTATTTGTCGATCGCTCCATACGTTCCTGTCATTCCATTAAGGCAATACTGCTCCTCTCCCTTATGGCAGTTATCGCACTCACCGCAGGAGTCAACCATACAGCCTACCCCGACTCGGTCACCCACGGCAAACTTTGTAACTTCCGAACCAACCTGGGTAACAATTCCAGCGATCTCGTGTCCTGGAACAAGAGGATAGTTTACCGGCCCCCACTCGCCGCGAGCTGTATGTATATCAGAGTGACAAATACCAGCATACTTAATCTCAATAAGGACATCAAGCGGCTGTAGATCCCTGCGCTCTATCGCGGTAAGTTTGAATGGACCTTCTGGACTAAATGTAGCACGTGCATTAGCAGTAATCATATTTAACCTCCTGCAATCCATGAATTATTGGTTTTTTACAGATATGTTGGTGGGGATTATCGGATAAATACCATTCACCAACATCTATAAAAAATTATAAATGGAAGTAAGATACATTCAATGGTTAAAAATACGCAATTCGTTGATTAAGCAACAAATAGATTGAAAATGTTGATTATCTGAATGAAAGATTGGTTATATCATGATAGTCTAATATAAAAATAAATGTAATTAATCTAGCAGTCTATGTTAAAACAAAAAATATATTGCTATTCTTTTTAGGTGCATAAAACAAAACGAATTTCTGTTAAAATTTTCATATATAAGAATTTGTATATCATTAAAACATATTTTGAAAGGAATGAAATGCTAGAAAGAAGGAGAGTTAGATAATCTTTTATTGATTCAGAAAGAGACAAATGTACTAGAAAAAGTAAAACAACAAATATCAGAGGAAGTATATAAATGAATGGAAGAAAAACAACTTTCGGCTAGAAAAATTAGCGCAGCAGTTAGAAGGAATAGGCTCTGCACAAGTTTCAAGAATAGTGAACGGAGAAAATTACAATATTAATACCCTAATTGAAGTATTAGATTTTTTAGATTTAAAAATTAATTTATCTAAGAAAAAAAGAGTGAAAGTTATTTGAGTTAATTTTTTTAGTATAGGAAAATACTAGGATTATTTTTATCCTATGTCCCTTTTGAACATAGAGTTACATAATTTGATTTATTATGAGATTTATTTGATATTACGTATCTTCATAATAAACAGAACCCTTATTTCAACTTATATAATTGTATGGAAAAGACTCATTAAGTTCGGCAGGAATTTGTATACTTTAAATTTATGCAAGTAGAAGAATTAATTTGAAAATTAGTTTAATAAGTAGCCAATAAACAGTTGAGTTAAGAGGCCGCAGTAATCCACGTTTACTATAATTGTGTGATTAATGCGGTTTTTTTGTTGAAATTCTGATCATAAATTTGGTTTCATAGAGTATTACGTATTGAGCCAATTGAAAAAAGTAAAAAAATATTACAAAGCCTATTTAACTATTGTTCTAGGTGGAATCTAGGAATATAATAATAGTAAAAAACGACCATAAAATAATGGGCTATCTGGTATGGATGAAAACGTATGGTAATCAAGAAATAAGAAATATAAAAAAGTTTGAGGGAAGTATCATCAAAATTAGTTGCAAAACCAGAAACATTGAAACTTTTTTAACATATGGGGTTTTTATATATGGGCAAACTTACCGAAAGGTAAGGGCGCAAAGCTATGGGTCTAAGGTTCTATTGCGAACTATGATTGCCAAGTTGCCGTAATAGAAAAAGAGCGGCTATGTAATAATAGCCGTTCTTTTTTTAGTTAAAAACGTTTTTTACTAACGAAGAGGAGTATACCAGCATGAGAATTAAACAGAAAGTCCTCATATTTATGAGTATTCTAACCATCTTTTCATCCATAGCCTTTTTCATTATAGTGAAGTTTTTTATTCTTAATACTTTTGAAGACGTTGAAAAAGAATCAATGATTAAGCAATTAAATACAGTTGTCTTTAATCTTAATAATACTTTAAATGAAATCGGCGACAATCTTTTAAACTATTCGAGTTGGGATGACACGTATTCATTTATACAGAATTACAATCCAGATCGGATTAAAAATAACCTATATATTCAAAGTAATTATGTTAACTCTACCTTTTCATCTCATAATTTAAATTTAATTGCGATCATCAATACTAAAGGGAAAGTCGTGTATGGTAGTTCATTTGACTTAAAACAAAATAAGGAAGTTCCCATTTATCCGGATTTCTTTTCTCATATCCCATCCAGAACTTCTTGGTTGTTACAACATTCGAATCCAAAAAGTGTTAAGAAAGGAATCATCTCTCTTAAGGAAGGTCAAATGCTTGTGGTATCTGCACCGATCGTAACAAGCAATTTTAATGGACCCATCCGTGGTACGATAGTTTTTGGAAGACTATTAACAAACTTCGAGATCACCTCTCTTTCAAAGAAAACTCAAAGTTCTCTTGAATTTTCTTCTTATAATAAAGCGGAAGTTCCAAAGGATGTTGAAGTGGCACCTACTATTGATCAGGTGATTAACTATATATCTTCTAAATGGATCCATATTGATGGTGAAAATAAAATTTCAGGATACGCTTTGATTCCTGATATTTATGGGCATCCGGCATTTGTTCTACATGTAAGTTCCAATAGAATGATTTATAATTTATGCAAATATAGCGTGATTTACTTTTTCTTATTTGTTGGGGTACTGTTTCTATTAATGGTCACTTTTATTGTGCTATTTTTAAATAAGTCTGTCATTTCTCGAATAAGATACTTGATACAAAACATAAATGAAATTATTAATAATAAAGATTTTTCAAAAAGAGTAGCATTTCGGGGCAATGATGAAGTAGATCATCTTATTCATAAATTTAATATGATGATGACTTCTTTGGAACATTATGAGGAAGTAATTAAAAAACAAGCTTTCTACGACCCATTAACTCATTTACCAAATCGCGCCTCGTTTTACGATAAGTTAATGCAACAGATTCAACTATCTAAACGAAACAATAGGAAGTTTTACGTCCTCTTTATTGACCTAGATCGTTTTAAGTTTATTAATGACACATATGGTCATGATTATGGAGATTGGATACTGCAGCATGTTGCCATTCAATTAAATCAAAGTGTTCCCAATGGAACCATAATTTCTCGATTAGGTGGTGATGAATACACCATTTTAATGGAGGATTATTTGGGAGAAAATGAGATTGAAACCATTATTTCCAGCATTCAAAATAATCTTTCAAAGCCATTTATCATCAATAACCATTCCTTGCATGTAACAGCATCCATTGGAATGAGTGTTTATCCAGATCATGGCGAGGAACCGGAGGTGCTGATTAAACATGCAGATATGGCTATGTATTCTGTAAAACATAATGGGAAAAATAACTTTCATATGTATTCTGCTCGGTTAGAGCGCCGCATTTTAGAAAGTGATTTAAATCATGCACTGCTAAATAACGAGTTTACTCTTCTGTATCAACCACAAATTAGTGTTAATACTGGTTTGATGATAGGTGCAGAAGCATTGATTCGCTGGAATCATCCATCACTTGGTGTGATCTCACCGAATGAATTTATTCCTATAGCAGAATCGAATGGATTAATAAACGAAATAGGTGAATGGGTTTTACGAACGGCATGCAGACAAAATGTTATGTGGCAAACTTCCGGGTATTCACCTGTTACAATATCTGTTAATGTTTCTGTAAAGCAATTATACCGAGAATCTTTTACTGAACTTGTGAAGAATGTTTTATATGATACCGGGTTATCTCCAGAATATTTAGTTCTTGAGGTGACAGAAAGTGTTCCGCTCGAAAATTATGACGAGGTCATAAAAACATTTATACAATTGAAGAACCTTGGTGTAAAAATTGCTATCGATGATTTTGGAAAAGGATACACATCTCTGCAATACTTGGAAAAATTCCCATTGGATTATATTAAATTAGATAAATCATTAATTGACAACCTCAAAATGGGAATGGAAAGTGTCACTGTAAAAACCATCATTGAATTATGTAAAGCATTAAATATATCTACAGTAGCAGAAGGTGTAGAAACAAAAGAACAATTCCATTCCCTTTCAAATTATCAATGTGATAAAATTCAAGGTTATTATTTTAGTAAACCGCTAAGTATAAAGGATTTTGAGAAACTTATGCAATCATCTCAACTAAAAAGCAGGTGATATTTTCTCTCATATTCTTTTAATAATTTCTAGTTTTCCTTTTGACCTGTTTTGCCATTTTTAAATCTGCGTCTGGAGTTTTAAAACAGCAGTTGAGGCGATGAAGAAGGTTAACGTGTTACCGGATCATAATTGAATATGAAGAAACATTGAGCCCTCAACATGTGTGAGGGCTTTTTTTGGAACATTTCCTATATTTTTATTTTGCATTTTACAAATGGATTTAAAGTAAGCGAACCACTGCAAAAAAGATAGAATCTAAATATTGACGTTGGGTACTATAGTAAAGAACCTGATTATAATGAGGAAAGAACATCAAGATCAGTTATCCATCAGTTATAAAAAATAGCAAAAAAATCAACGATCACCATATAATATGGCAGTTAAGGCAAGATTAGCTTCCCATTTGGAAAATCTACAGCTCAAATATAAAAGTGCTCATGTTGCTAAAACCTCTTCTCTGCTTTGTTAAGTTAATCATAGGAAGATTAAATTGATTGCCAATACTTAAATATAATTCCCTGGTTGCATCGGAATGTGTCAAAGTTTATTTCGTTTATCAACAGGCATCCATTCAGTGGTAAAGGGAAAACTTTATAAGGAAGCATATGCTAAAAAATTAATTCTAAATAGATGCTTTAAACTGGTAAATTTATTGTTAAAGTTTTTACTGTAATATGAAGGAGAAAAATAGATGAAGATCCGTTTTGGGTATGTAGCCAATGCATTAGGTTTATGGGATGCGAGCCCTTCCAAAACATTGACTTTTACTCGCTATTCAGCTCTTTCTAAAATGGAGCGAATGGACAAACTTAAATCTGTAACAGCACAAAATTTGCAGCATACGAAAAGAATTTTGCATTATAATATCGCCCACGAAATCCACTTATATCGATTTTCAAGCTCGCTTGTCCCTTTGGCAACCCACCCGGAAGTGCTGTGGGATTTCGTTACACCCTTCAGAACCGAGTGGGAAGAACTTGGGCAGCTAATCAAACAATTTGAGCTTCTCCCAAGTTTTCATCCTAATCAATTTACCCTATTCACCAGCACTCGGGAAGAAGTGACCATGAATGCTGTATATGATATGGAATATCATTTTAAAATGCTCGAAGCGATGAATGCACTAGAAAGGGGGATTATAAATATTCATATTGGCGGAGCGTATGGGGATAAAGATACCTCATTAAGACGTTTCCATCGGAATTTTAAAAAATTGCCCAATACTATTAAAAAACACATAACACTTGAAAATGATGATAAAACCTATGATGTAGAGGAAACACTGATTACTTGTGAAAAAGAAAAGGTTCCAATGGTTCTTGATTATCATCATTACGTGGTAAATAAAGGAGAGGTTGACC
Above is a genomic segment from Neobacillus endophyticus containing:
- a CDS encoding DEAD/DEAH box helicase, translating into MTTFQEMGISGPIQRAITDMGFEEASPIQEKAIPIALTGKDIIGQAQTGTGKTAAFAIPILENVDPSKKYVQAIVIAPTRELAIQVSEEINRLAKYMDISSLPIYGGQSIDRQIKALKKGPHIITGTPGRLLDHIQRKTLKLDRISSVVLDEADEMLDMGFLEDIERILKETPEEKQTLLFSATMPKPIQNLAERFMSEPEIVKMKAKEVTSPRVEQIYYEVNERDKFEVLCRLLDVDNPELAVIFGRTKRRVDELSDALNKRGYLADGLHGDLNQRQRDVVMNKFREGSIDILVATDVAARGIDVSGVTHVYNFDIPQDSESYVHRIGRTGRAGKTGVAITFVTPRETGQIHSIEKASKGHIKRKSIPTVAEARESIQRAAIEKMIQLVEENQYKQFKQAASELLDQYDSIALVSIALKLLSKEQKDVPVQLTFEAPRNAGKSKKREQEKPRRNFKGNREYGGNGKLKKTSRSTRKKKV
- a CDS encoding cold-shock protein; this encodes MEKGKVKWFNSEKGFGFIEREGGDDVFVHFSAIQGEGFKTLEEGQAVTFDVEQGQRGPQASNVHKA
- a CDS encoding S1 domain-containing RNA-binding protein, translated to MTVEIGSKVQGKVTGVTNFGAFVELPDGSTGLVHISEVADSYVKDVNYHLKIGDQVEVKVVSMKDGKTSLSIKQAIERPERQTSSYSQRPSRPGRVENRSKDFRSKGNFKPKESFEDKMARFLKTSEENLSTLKKNTGAKQGGRGGRRG
- a CDS encoding CarD family transcriptional regulator, which encodes MVCLRCLKFGGGKLFQVGDCIVYPMQGAGVIEAIELKEIQGKKQPYYIINLHINKMQVMIPIAKIDKLRVRLVTDIISLENVLDIFHHEQTDSSLSMKERFKINTEKLKTGNILEGAQVVRDLMRINKIKSLNSSEKQMLESARKILISELCLIRGISEIQAMDLLQNKIG
- a CDS encoding NAD(P)-dependent alcohol dehydrogenase, with the translated sequence MITANARATFSPEGPFKLTAIERRDLQPLDVLIEIKYAGICHSDIHTARGEWGPVNYPLVPGHEIAGIVTQVGSEVTKFAVGDRVGVGCMVDSCGECDNCHKGEEQYCLNGMTGTYGAIDKYGQYTQGGYSTHIVVTEDFVVRIPDGIELDAAAPLLCAGITTYSPLRRWGAAPGKRIAVVGLGGLGHMAVKLAHAMGAEVTVLSQSLKKKEDGLRLGADHYYATSDLETFHKLAGSFDLIVNTVSAKIDINAYLALLALDGTLVNVGAPADPLAVNVFSLIGHRRSFAGSMIGGIRETQEMLDFCAEHQIAPEIEVISANQIDEAWERVLASDVRYRFVIDISTMENE
- a CDS encoding EAL domain-containing protein, whose amino-acid sequence is MRIKQKVLIFMSILTIFSSIAFFIIVKFFILNTFEDVEKESMIKQLNTVVFNLNNTLNEIGDNLLNYSSWDDTYSFIQNYNPDRIKNNLYIQSNYVNSTFSSHNLNLIAIINTKGKVVYGSSFDLKQNKEVPIYPDFFSHIPSRTSWLLQHSNPKSVKKGIISLKEGQMLVVSAPIVTSNFNGPIRGTIVFGRLLTNFEITSLSKKTQSSLEFSSYNKAEVPKDVEVAPTIDQVINYISSKWIHIDGENKISGYALIPDIYGHPAFVLHVSSNRMIYNLCKYSVIYFFLFVGVLFLLMVTFIVLFLNKSVISRIRYLIQNINEIINNKDFSKRVAFRGNDEVDHLIHKFNMMMTSLEHYEEVIKKQAFYDPLTHLPNRASFYDKLMQQIQLSKRNNRKFYVLFIDLDRFKFINDTYGHDYGDWILQHVAIQLNQSVPNGTIISRLGGDEYTILMEDYLGENEIETIISSIQNNLSKPFIINNHSLHVTASIGMSVYPDHGEEPEVLIKHADMAMYSVKHNGKNNFHMYSARLERRILESDLNHALLNNEFTLLYQPQISVNTGLMIGAEALIRWNHPSLGVISPNEFIPIAESNGLINEIGEWVLRTACRQNVMWQTSGYSPVTISVNVSVKQLYRESFTELVKNVLYDTGLSPEYLVLEVTESVPLENYDEVIKTFIQLKNLGVKIAIDDFGKGYTSLQYLEKFPLDYIKLDKSLIDNLKMGMESVTVKTIIELCKALNISTVAEGVETKEQFHSLSNYQCDKIQGYYFSKPLSIKDFEKLMQSSQLKSR
- the uvsE gene encoding UV DNA damage repair endonuclease UvsE: MKIRFGYVANALGLWDASPSKTLTFTRYSALSKMERMDKLKSVTAQNLQHTKRILHYNIAHEIHLYRFSSSLVPLATHPEVLWDFVTPFRTEWEELGQLIKQFELLPSFHPNQFTLFTSTREEVTMNAVYDMEYHFKMLEAMNALERGIINIHIGGAYGDKDTSLRRFHRNFKKLPNTIKKHITLENDDKTYDVEETLITCEKEKVPMVLDYHHYVVNKGEVDLSQYLPRIFNTWNSFATVPKIHISSPKSDQEYRSHADFVSLDFILPFLKMTKVLDRDFNIMIEAKQKNLAMLKLIEEIASIRGVKRISGGEVEW